The following is a genomic window from Bacillus sp. V2I10.
AGAGATACATTGCCATTATTGTATGAAACGAAAAAACAGCTTCGTCAAAAAATGACGGGTGCAATAGAGAAATGGGGCTTTCAATTTATTGAAACGCCAACGCTTGAATTTTACGATACGGTAGGTGTTCAGTCAGCGATTCTTGAAGGACAGCTGTTTAAGCTGCTTGATCAGGAAGGGCACACGCTGGTTCTTAGACCGGATATGACAGCACCAATAGCAAGGGTAGCGGCTTCAAGATTTTATAAGGAAAATTATCCGCTCAGACTTGCTTATGATGCGAATGTGTTCCGTGCGCAGCAGCGTGAAGGCGGACGCCCTGCTGAATTTGAACAAATTGGGACTGAATTGATCGGTGATGCAACAACAAGCGGAGATGCAGAGGTTATTGCACTTATGATTGCCGTTCTTAAAGAGGCAGGTCTACAGGATTTTAAGGTCGCAATCGGACATATAGGTTTCGCGGACGCTTTATTTATAGAGATTCTCGGAAATCAGGAGCGGGCTGATGTTTTAAGAAGATACTTATATGAAAAGAATTATGTCGGCTATCGCGAGCATGTGAAGTCATTGCCGCTGTCGTCTATTGATAAAGGAAGGCTGCTTCAGCTTTTGCAGCTGAGAGGCGGAGAGGATCAGCTTGCAGTTGCTGCCGACCTGGTTTCAAGCAGGGAAGGAAAAGAGGCTGCTGCAGAACTTGGCAAGCTGTGGTCGCATCTTCAGGATTTTGGGGTGCTGGAATCCGTAAAGCTGGATTTAAATCTTGTCAGTCATATGAGCTACTACACAGGAGTTTTATTTGAGGTTTATGCAGGCAATGTCGGCTTTCCTCTTGGAAACGGCGGCCGTTATAATCAGCTTTTCGAACGATTTGATACACCTGCAGCGGCTACGGGCTTTGGAATCCGGTTAGACAGGCTGATCGAATCTCTTGGAGAACAGGAAGAGACACCTTACATTCATTGTGTTCTTTACAGTCAGGAAAGAAGAACAGAGGCTCTGAAGTCTGCGGCTGAGCTTAGAGGACAGGGGAAAAGAGTAATTTTACAGGATATATCCGGTGTAAATGATGTAGATGCCTATACAAAGCAGTTTGCCGATGTAGCTTATTTTATTGGATCGAGAAAGGAAGAGCAGGATGGGTAATATGCTTACAATTGCGATGCCGAAAGGAAGAATATTTGATGAAGCAGCAAACTTGCTCAGAAAAGCAGGATATAAGCTGCCGCCTGAATTCGATGAGTCAAGAAAGCTTATTTTAGAAGTTCCTGCAGAAAACATGCGCTTTATTTTAGCGAAGCCGATGGATGTCACAACATATGTTGAACATGGGGTTGCGGACATTGGCATTGCCGGCAAAGATGTCATGCTTGAGGAAGAGCGTGATGTTTATGAGGTGCTGGATTTGAAAATAAGTGACTGCTACTTGGCTGTTGCTGGCTTGCCTAACATGAGCGGCTCAGATGTTGTTGCCCCAAAGGTTGCAACAAAGTACCCAGGTGTGGCGTCTTCTTATTTCCGCGAGCAGGGGGAACAGGTGGAAATCATCAAGCTGAACGGTTCGATTGAGCTTGCTCCATTAATTGGCCTAGCTGACCGTATTGTCGATATTGTTTCAACGGGCAGAACGTTAAAAGAAAACGGCCTGGTTGAACTTGAGAGAATTTGCAGCATTACTTCAAGACTCATTGTCAATCCTGTCAGCTACCGAATGAAGGATGCCCAGATTGATGAACTGGTCAGCCGATTATCAGAAGTTGTGGAGGGAGAAGCGAATGAGAATTGAAAGATTATCAGGGAATTTTGCCTCTCTAAAGCGTTCGATTGACTCTGGTACAGAAGCGCAGAGAGAGGCTGTTAAAAACATCATTGGAGATGTTAAGAAAAAAGGGGATGCTTCTCTTTTCGCCTATGCGGAAAAATTCGATTCTGTCCGTTTATCAAGTCTGAGAGTGTCAGAAGCGGAAGTGGAGGCAGCTTATCAGGAGCTTGATCCGGACTTAGTTGAGATTATCAGGGAAGCAGCAGAAAATATCCGTTTTTTTCATGAAAAGCAAAAGCGTGAGTCCTGGATTACATATAAAGAGGACGGAACGATGCTTGGACAGAAGATCACTCCTCTTGATGCTGTTGGAGTATATGTACCTGGAGGCACTGCCGCTTATCCTTCATCCGTTTTAATGAATGTCATTCCTGCACTAACGGCAGGGGTTAAGCGAATTGTTCTGATTTCCCCTCCAAACAGGAAAGGTACGCTGCCTGCAGGAGTACTTGTTGCTGCAAAAGAGCTTGGTATAGAGGAAATCTACAAATCAGGCGGGGCCCAGGCGGTTGCTGCACTTGCATATGGAACGGAAACAATCAGGCCGGTTGATAAAATTGTTGGTCCCGGAAATATCTATGTGGCTCTTGCGAAGCGGGAAGTATTTGGGGATGTCGATATAGATATGATTGCCGGACCAAGTGAAATTGTTGTTTTAGCAGATGAGACGGCGAAAGCAAATGAAGTGGCAGCCGATCTGCTGTCCCAGGCTGAACATGATGTTCTTGCTTCAAGCGTACTTGTAACAGATTCAATGGATCTTGCAGAAGCCGTATCAACAGAAGTCACGCGTCAGCTTGAGACTCTTCCGAGAAAAGAGATAGCAGGCCCTTCGATTGAGCAGTTCGGATTTATTTATGTGGCAGAGTCACTGAATGAAGCCATTAACGCCGTGAACGAGCTCGCACCGGAGCATCTTGAGGTGTTAACAGAAAATCCAATGGAGCTGCTGAACAGCATTAGACACGCAGGCGCTATTTTCCTCGGAAGATATAGCTCAGAGCCTGTCGGGGACTATTTTGCAGGGCCGAATCATGTGCTCCCTACAAATGGCACAGCCCGTTTTTCAAGTCCGCTGAACGTCGATGATTTTGTGAAAAAATCCAGCATTATTTCATACAGTAAACAAGCATTTCAGCACTCAGCACATAAGATTGCAGCATTCGCACGTTTAGAAGGCTTAGAAGCACATGCACGCGCCGTTGAAGAGCGCTTAAAATAGGAGGTACTGATAATGGAAAGATCATCAAGTCTGCAAAGAACAACTAACGAAACGGATATCTCTCTGTCTCTTTCAATTGACGGAGAAGGGATTTCTGAATTAAATACAGGCGTGCCCTTTATGACACACATGCTTGATCTGTTTACGAAGCATGGCCAATTTAATCTATCTGTTGCGGCTATTGGAGATACGGAGATTGATGGCCATCATACGACAGAAGATATCGGCATTTGTCTTGGACAGGCATTCAGAGAAGCATTAGGCGATAAAAGAGGAATTAAGCGCTATGGTCAGGCAATGGTTCCTATGGATGAAGCCCTTGCCCAGGTAGTAGTTGATTTAAGCAACCGTCCGCACTTTGAATTGAAAGGCGAGTTTCCAAGTCCTACAGTAGGAAACTTTGATACGGAGCTTGTCCATGAATTTCTTTGGAAGTTTGCTCTTGAAGCACGGATCAACCTGCATGTCATTGTCCATTACGGCCGCAATACTCACCATATGATTGAAGCGGTTTTCAAAGCTTTAGGCAGAGCGCTTGACGAGGCATCAACGATTGATCCTCGGATTAAAGGAGTCCCGTCTACGAAGGGAATGTTATAAATGATCGGAATAATTGATTATGGCATGGGGAATTTGTACAGCGTCAGCAAAGCGCTTGAGCGCTTGAATATTAGCTATTTCATTTCAGAAAATCCGGAAGAGCTTGAAAATGCGGATGGCTATATTCTTCCTGGTGTCGGCTCCTTTAAGGATGCAATGGCGATTTTAAATGAAACAAAGTTAACGGACTATATTCAGAAAATCGCAAGTGAGGGGAAGCCGCTGCTTGGTATTTGTTTAGGGATGCAATTATTATTTGATTCGAGTGAGGAAAATGGTTTAACAGAAGGACTGACCCTTTTAAAAGGGAATGTCGTGCATTTTCCGGAAGATCTTATGAAAAAAGAACAGCTGAAAGTGCCGCACATGGGCTGGAATCGATTACGCATGCACCAGCAGAGCGATCTTCTTGAAGGTCTTGAAGAAGGCTACTCCTATTTTGTGCATTCTTACTATGTGAAGGCTGAAAAGAGCAGCACCGTGATTGCAAGTGCCGACTATGGCGTCGATGTTCCTGCAGTTGTTGGTGAGAAAAATATATTCGGGACACAATTTCATCCCGAAAAAAGCAGTCATTTAGGAATTGGCATTCTGAGGAACTTTGTCAAAATTGTTGAAGAGAAGGAGAAATCATGAGTGAATTTATCATATATCCGGCAATCGATATGCGCGGAGGAAAATGTGTCCGTCTAATACAAGGCGATTATGCAAAAGAAACAATTTACGGCGACTCACCTTACGAGATGGCAAAAGTGTTTGCTGATAAAGGGGCAAAATGGATTCACATGGTTGATTTGGATGGAGCTAAAGCCGGCAAAAGAGTTAATCACAAACATGTTCTCGAAGTAGCGGAAAAGCTGAATGTAAAAGTGCAGATAGGCGGAGGAATCCGTACGGAGGAAGACGTAGAGTATTATCTTTCAAATGGGATATCCCGCGTTATCCTGGGAAGCTCTGCAATCTCTAATCCTGATTTCGTGAAAAAAATGCTTGCGAAATATGGCAGTAAAATAGCGATCGGAATTGATGCAAAGGATGGCTATGTTTCAACTGAAGGGTGGATTGAGACGTCAACAGTAAAGGCTGCTGATCTTGGTGTGGAGCTTGCTGCAGCAGGTGCTGAAGTGTTTATATTCACTGATATTGCAACAGACGGCATGTTATCCGGACCTAATGTTGACGCTGTCCGCGAAATGGCGGGGGCTACCGGCAAAGAAGTAATCGCATCTGGCGGAGTCAGCTCTCTGGACGATTTAGTGAAGCTTGCTGCTTTTCAAAAAGAAGGAGTGGCAGGGGCAATTGTAGGAAAAGCGCTCTACACAAATCAATTCGATCTTGCCCAAGCCTTAGAAGAGGTGGAGCTCGCATGATTACAAAACGGATCATTCCTTGTCTTGATGTAAAAGACGGAAGGGTAGTAAAAGGCATTCAATTTTTGGGGCTGCGAGATGCAGGGGATCCTGTTGAGCTTGCAACCTTTTATGACAAAGAGGGCGCAGATGAGCTCGTCTTTTTAGATATATCTGCTTCTCACGAAGGCAGAAAAACAATGGTGGATGTGGTTGAACGTGTTGCAGCGCAGCTTGCGATCCCATTTACAGTGGGAGGCGGCATCAATTCGCTTACCGATATGAAAAAAATTCTTCGTGCAGGTGCTGACAAAGTTTCTGTCAATACATCAGCAGTGATGCGCCCTGAACTGATTTCAGAGGGGGCGCGATTCTTTGGTTCCCAATGCATGGTTGTAGCTATTGATGCAAGATTTACTGAAGAAACCGGCAAATATATGGTGTACACACATGGCGGAAGAAAAGAAACAGAGTGGGAAGTGACAGACTGGGCCAGAGAAGCAGTTAAGCGCGGCGCAGGCGAAATTCTGCTCACAAGCATGAACAGCGACGGTGAAAAAAGCGGATTCGACCTTGCTTTAAATAAAATGGTAAGCGAAGCAGTTTCCGTTCCTGTTATTGCTTCAGGAGGTGCAGGGAACGCTGAACACTTCACAGAGGCATTCTTAAAAGGAAAAGCGGATGCTGCCCTTGCAGCTTCTATTTTTCACTATAAAGAGACGTCAGTAAAAGAAGTGAAAGATTACTTAAAAACGCAGGGAGTGAATGTCAGATGAATCTGCAATCGGTAAAGTTTGATCAAAATGGCTTAGTCCCTGCAATCGTTCAGGATGCAGTCAGCAAAGAAGTTCTTACTCTGGCCTATATGAATGAGGAATCTCTGCAAAAAACAATTGAAACGAGAGAAACATGGTTTTACAGCCGCTCCAGACAGGAGCTTTGGAACAAAGGGGCAACTTCAGGCAATACCCAGGAGGTTGTTGGGTTAAAATACGATTGCGATCAGGATGCTCTGCTTGTATTGGTGAAACCTGCCGGCCCTGCGTGTCATACTGGCTCGTACTCTTGTTTTTCAGAAAACGTGTTTGGCGATTCCGGGCAAGCCCCTGCCGAACGCTTTGAAATCCTGAACACACTGGAAAAATTGATCGCAGAACGTGAAGCAGAAATGCCTGAAGGCTCTTATACAACGTACCTGTTTACAGAAGGCGTCGATAAAATCCTGAAAAAAGTTGGAGAGGAAGCATCAGAAGTCATCATCGCAGCCAAGAACCGCGATGCGGATGAACTAAAATGGGAAGCTGCTGATCTATTGTTCCACTTAATGGTGCTGCTCCGTGAACAAAAACTTCCGCTTGATGAAGTGCTAAATGTATTGGAAGAGCGTCATTTACCGAAAGAATAGTGGAAGAGTCCTCATTTTGAGGGCTTTTTCTTAGGATCAAAAAAACCAACTCTGCCCTAAAAAAAGTGCATCAAAGCGGCTGAATGGAGCATGAAAATGGCTTTCACCCTGAAAAACGTGCGTCAAAGAGGTGGAATGGAGCAGAAAAATGATCTCCCCCTTGAAAAAAGTGCATCAAAGAGGCGGAATGGAGCAGAAAAACGTTTTCCACCCAGAAAAATGTGCACGTAGATTTTCCATGCCAACTTCTGATCAGTCTTTTACTCGATGCAATTGAGTATTTAGGGTTTAATGGCTGATGGGGAAAGAGGAAAAACTTTGTTGGCCTTATTTGTGCTCGCTATTCAATAGCTCTGCCAATTCCCTCCTATTTAATAACCTCAAAAACTTGCATCTCTGTACAGAAAAAAACAATCTGGGTCCTCATAGATCCAGCAAAAACTCCTTTTCTTCAAGCGCTCAAATATTTCCATCAATTCTGTTTGCCGCACTTCCATTTTGCCTAAGCTTAGACCATGTTCATAAGGCGATATTCTTGTTTTGTAAAACGGTTTAATAATTTTTACCATTCCTATTGTTGAACTTCCCCGATGTGGTATACTAACCTACGGCAGAAGTAAAGAAATGGAGGATTTCAGTGGGAAAACAATCGAGTAACACTCAGCAAAAAGCGCAGATTGTCCCTTTCTTCCAAGACGGACAGTACTTTTACCGTAAGGGCATGAAAGCCTATCGGGAACGCGATCTTTTAAGAGCGAGCAAGTGGATTCAGCGTGCGATTCAGCTTGAGCCGAATCAGATTGTCATGCTTAGCCAGCTTGCAGCTATCTATACCGAGCTTGGAAAATACCAGCAATCTAATGAGCTTTTAACATACATTATCAAGAATATTGATAAAGATTTAACGGAATGCCATTACTTTATGGCGAATAATTACGCACATTTAGGTCTCTTTCATGAAGCCTACAAATGCGCGACCCAATATCAGTCAAAAGAGCCGAATGGCGAGTTCATCGAAGAAACAGAAGATCTCCTTGATTTGCTCACAATTGAAGGGGCAGATGAAGAGGATCCCTTTTTAGATTCAGATGAACTGATTGTTAAGCAGGATGCAGCAAAATCCCTTCTGGAAAATGGGAAATTAGAAGAGGCCATTTCCTTGTTAAAAGAAATCGTCACGGATTTTCCGGAATTCTGGTCAGCTTACAACAACTTGTCGTTAGCCTACTTTTACATGGGCGACGTTCAGCAGGCGAAAGATTATTTAGATATGGTGCTCGACAAAAATCCGGGCAACCTCCATGCTCTTTGCAATTTGCTTGTGTTCTACTACTACGAACGGCAGGATGATAAAGTAGAAGAATTGGCGCAAAGACTTGGACACATCTATCCTATTCTTTTTGAACACCGCTATAAGCTTGGTGCGACTTTTGCATTGGTCGGGCAATATGAGCTTGCCTTTAAATGGCTCAGAGCCATTTATAGACAAGGTTTTGACGGTGATGATACCTTCTATTACTGGCTTTCATATTCCGCTTATTTTACCGGAAAAGAAGAGCTTGCCAGAACCAGCTGGGATCGTGTGATTGAAATAAATCCTGAAAAAGCCGGTTCAGAACCGTGGTCGTCGGAGAAGAAGACGGCGGTACGTCCAATGACGATGCCGATTGAAGAGCGTCTGCTTGCGATCTTTTTAGCGGCTGAAACAAAGCAGCTTGATCAGATTCAATTCTTTCAATCAGCAAAAGTTCCTCAATCAGTCTTCGAAAGAGAGTTTATGGATCTTGCAATTGCGCATGTTAATGGAGAGATTAAAAAAAGTGTCTCTGAGAAATCAAAGTTCACCTACCAGGCAGCGCAAGTCCTGTTTGAAAACAATAAAACCATGAATGAAGGACTTTATTTGTTTTTCTTTAAAACAGCTTTAAAAGCAAAAAGAGAAGAGATGCCGCTTAAAAACCACCTTGCATGGGCTTGCGCACTGGAATACGTGTGGAAAAAAGAAAATGGATATAAAGTGACGCAGACAGAGCTTGCTGAACAATACTCCATATCAGGTAAAACTCTTTCAAAGTATTCAGCTTTCATCAAGAATTTATGGACGTGAGCAAAAAAATGGCATGAAGCACTTATCTCTTATAGGATAAGAGTAGGGGTAACACAAGATCCCGAAAATGATCAATTGCTGCGAACGCAAGGAGTGATGTAGTGTGTCTGAAGAGAAAATTTATGATGTCATTATCGCTGGTGCAGGTCCTGCCGGAATGACAGCAGCTGTTTATACATCCAGAGCAAACCTCTCAACTTTAATGATTGAGCGCGGTGTTCCTGGAGGACAAATGGCCAATACAGAGGACGTTGAAAACTATCCTGGTTTTGACCATATTCTTGGACCTGACTTATCAACAAAAATGTTTGATCATGCGAAAAAATTCGGTGCTGAATATGCATACGGAGATATAAAAGAAATTATCGACGGCGAAGAGTACAAAACAGTTGTTGCCGGAAGCAAACAATACAAAGCGCGTTCTGTCATTATTTCAACTGGTGCCGAGTACAAGAAAATCGGCGTTCCGGGCGAAAAGGAACTGGGCGGCCGCGGAGTTTCTTACTGTGCAGTATGTGACGGCGCATTCTTTAAAAACAAAGAGCTGATCGTTATTGGCGGAGGCGACTCTGCAGTAGAAGAAGGCGTGTATTTAACCCGTTTCGCATCAAAAGTGACAATTGTTCACAGACGCGATGAGCTTCGTGCCCAAAAAATTCTTCAGCAGCGCGCGTTTGATAATGATAAAGTAGATTTCATCTGGAATCATACGATTAAAGAAATCAATGAAAAAGACGGCAAGGTCGGCAGTGCAACCCTTGTAAACACTCAAACAGGCGGAGAGA
Proteins encoded in this region:
- a CDS encoding ATP phosphoribosyltransferase regulatory subunit, which produces MFMFEKPLGMRDTLPLLYETKKQLRQKMTGAIEKWGFQFIETPTLEFYDTVGVQSAILEGQLFKLLDQEGHTLVLRPDMTAPIARVAASRFYKENYPLRLAYDANVFRAQQREGGRPAEFEQIGTELIGDATTSGDAEVIALMIAVLKEAGLQDFKVAIGHIGFADALFIEILGNQERADVLRRYLYEKNYVGYREHVKSLPLSSIDKGRLLQLLQLRGGEDQLAVAADLVSSREGKEAAAELGKLWSHLQDFGVLESVKLDLNLVSHMSYYTGVLFEVYAGNVGFPLGNGGRYNQLFERFDTPAAATGFGIRLDRLIESLGEQEETPYIHCVLYSQERRTEALKSAAELRGQGKRVILQDISGVNDVDAYTKQFADVAYFIGSRKEEQDG
- the hisG gene encoding ATP phosphoribosyltransferase — translated: MGNMLTIAMPKGRIFDEAANLLRKAGYKLPPEFDESRKLILEVPAENMRFILAKPMDVTTYVEHGVADIGIAGKDVMLEEERDVYEVLDLKISDCYLAVAGLPNMSGSDVVAPKVATKYPGVASSYFREQGEQVEIIKLNGSIELAPLIGLADRIVDIVSTGRTLKENGLVELERICSITSRLIVNPVSYRMKDAQIDELVSRLSEVVEGEANEN
- the hisD gene encoding histidinol dehydrogenase gives rise to the protein MRIERLSGNFASLKRSIDSGTEAQREAVKNIIGDVKKKGDASLFAYAEKFDSVRLSSLRVSEAEVEAAYQELDPDLVEIIREAAENIRFFHEKQKRESWITYKEDGTMLGQKITPLDAVGVYVPGGTAAYPSSVLMNVIPALTAGVKRIVLISPPNRKGTLPAGVLVAAKELGIEEIYKSGGAQAVAALAYGTETIRPVDKIVGPGNIYVALAKREVFGDVDIDMIAGPSEIVVLADETAKANEVAADLLSQAEHDVLASSVLVTDSMDLAEAVSTEVTRQLETLPRKEIAGPSIEQFGFIYVAESLNEAINAVNELAPEHLEVLTENPMELLNSIRHAGAIFLGRYSSEPVGDYFAGPNHVLPTNGTARFSSPLNVDDFVKKSSIISYSKQAFQHSAHKIAAFARLEGLEAHARAVEERLK
- the hisB gene encoding imidazoleglycerol-phosphate dehydratase HisB, whose protein sequence is MERSSSLQRTTNETDISLSLSIDGEGISELNTGVPFMTHMLDLFTKHGQFNLSVAAIGDTEIDGHHTTEDIGICLGQAFREALGDKRGIKRYGQAMVPMDEALAQVVVDLSNRPHFELKGEFPSPTVGNFDTELVHEFLWKFALEARINLHVIVHYGRNTHHMIEAVFKALGRALDEASTIDPRIKGVPSTKGML
- the hisH gene encoding imidazole glycerol phosphate synthase subunit HisH → MIGIIDYGMGNLYSVSKALERLNISYFISENPEELENADGYILPGVGSFKDAMAILNETKLTDYIQKIASEGKPLLGICLGMQLLFDSSEENGLTEGLTLLKGNVVHFPEDLMKKEQLKVPHMGWNRLRMHQQSDLLEGLEEGYSYFVHSYYVKAEKSSTVIASADYGVDVPAVVGEKNIFGTQFHPEKSSHLGIGILRNFVKIVEEKEKS
- the hisA gene encoding 1-(5-phosphoribosyl)-5-[(5-phosphoribosylamino)methylideneamino]imidazole-4-carboxamide isomerase codes for the protein MSEFIIYPAIDMRGGKCVRLIQGDYAKETIYGDSPYEMAKVFADKGAKWIHMVDLDGAKAGKRVNHKHVLEVAEKLNVKVQIGGGIRTEEDVEYYLSNGISRVILGSSAISNPDFVKKMLAKYGSKIAIGIDAKDGYVSTEGWIETSTVKAADLGVELAAAGAEVFIFTDIATDGMLSGPNVDAVREMAGATGKEVIASGGVSSLDDLVKLAAFQKEGVAGAIVGKALYTNQFDLAQALEEVELA
- the hisF gene encoding imidazole glycerol phosphate synthase subunit HisF produces the protein MITKRIIPCLDVKDGRVVKGIQFLGLRDAGDPVELATFYDKEGADELVFLDISASHEGRKTMVDVVERVAAQLAIPFTVGGGINSLTDMKKILRAGADKVSVNTSAVMRPELISEGARFFGSQCMVVAIDARFTEETGKYMVYTHGGRKETEWEVTDWAREAVKRGAGEILLTSMNSDGEKSGFDLALNKMVSEAVSVPVIASGGAGNAEHFTEAFLKGKADAALAASIFHYKETSVKEVKDYLKTQGVNVR
- the hisIE gene encoding bifunctional phosphoribosyl-AMP cyclohydrolase/phosphoribosyl-ATP diphosphatase HisIE; amino-acid sequence: MNLQSVKFDQNGLVPAIVQDAVSKEVLTLAYMNEESLQKTIETRETWFYSRSRQELWNKGATSGNTQEVVGLKYDCDQDALLVLVKPAGPACHTGSYSCFSENVFGDSGQAPAERFEILNTLEKLIAEREAEMPEGSYTTYLFTEGVDKILKKVGEEASEVIIAAKNRDADELKWEAADLLFHLMVLLREQKLPLDEVLNVLEERHLPKE
- a CDS encoding lipopolysaccharide assembly protein LapB, whose protein sequence is MGKQSSNTQQKAQIVPFFQDGQYFYRKGMKAYRERDLLRASKWIQRAIQLEPNQIVMLSQLAAIYTELGKYQQSNELLTYIIKNIDKDLTECHYFMANNYAHLGLFHEAYKCATQYQSKEPNGEFIEETEDLLDLLTIEGADEEDPFLDSDELIVKQDAAKSLLENGKLEEAISLLKEIVTDFPEFWSAYNNLSLAYFYMGDVQQAKDYLDMVLDKNPGNLHALCNLLVFYYYERQDDKVEELAQRLGHIYPILFEHRYKLGATFALVGQYELAFKWLRAIYRQGFDGDDTFYYWLSYSAYFTGKEELARTSWDRVIEINPEKAGSEPWSSEKKTAVRPMTMPIEERLLAIFLAAETKQLDQIQFFQSAKVPQSVFEREFMDLAIAHVNGEIKKSVSEKSKFTYQAAQVLFENNKTMNEGLYLFFFKTALKAKREEMPLKNHLAWACALEYVWKKENGYKVTQTELAEQYSISGKTLSKYSAFIKNLWT
- the trxB gene encoding thioredoxin-disulfide reductase, with the protein product MSEEKIYDVIIAGAGPAGMTAAVYTSRANLSTLMIERGVPGGQMANTEDVENYPGFDHILGPDLSTKMFDHAKKFGAEYAYGDIKEIIDGEEYKTVVAGSKQYKARSVIISTGAEYKKIGVPGEKELGGRGVSYCAVCDGAFFKNKELIVIGGGDSAVEEGVYLTRFASKVTIVHRRDELRAQKILQQRAFDNDKVDFIWNHTIKEINEKDGKVGSATLVNTQTGGETEMSADGVFIYIGMLPLSKPFASIGITNENGYIETNEHMETKVPGIFAAGDIREKSLRQIVTATGDGSIAAQSAQHFVEELMEKMKAAN